Proteins encoded in a region of the Pseudomonas sp. GOM7 genome:
- a CDS encoding TolC family protein, producing the protein MAGHGVGVGKFCVLSGLLAALLIAPVPTTAAESTRQSITIDEALAQALTENQEFAAAQWNTGIAEGARTQAGLIPNPELSWSVEDTRSESRVTSIQVSQPIELGGKRSARIDVSERDQDAVAIDLERKKNILRAEVIQAFYSALRAQEGLQLSTQSLDLARRGLQVVEGRVKAGKASPIEISRAQVQLSEIQLELNRARLNQSNAYKQLALITGAETPNFAHVEGDLERLPYLPSQAEMLARITDTADLRLASTHIQRAESSLELEKSQRIPDLTVSVGSQYDEGLGERVNLLGLSMPIPLFNRNQGNVLAAAQGADQARDLRNAAELRLRAEAQQAFEQWESARSEVDSISGTLLPTAQQAVEGAVRGFEMGKFAFIDVLDAQRTLVSMRSQYLNTLDEAISAWVSLEKIYGSQLNIEFKK; encoded by the coding sequence ATGGCCGGACATGGAGTTGGAGTAGGTAAGTTCTGTGTGTTATCAGGGCTACTGGCTGCATTGTTAATTGCTCCAGTTCCAACAACTGCTGCCGAATCAACAAGGCAGTCAATAACGATTGATGAGGCGTTGGCGCAAGCGCTCACTGAGAACCAGGAGTTCGCTGCAGCACAATGGAATACAGGTATTGCCGAAGGTGCTCGTACTCAAGCTGGGCTGATCCCGAATCCTGAGTTGTCCTGGAGCGTTGAGGACACGCGCAGTGAGTCGCGCGTTACCAGCATTCAGGTATCTCAGCCAATTGAGCTGGGCGGCAAGCGTAGCGCGCGTATTGATGTGTCTGAGCGTGATCAGGACGCGGTGGCGATTGATCTGGAGCGTAAGAAAAACATCTTGCGCGCTGAGGTCATCCAGGCCTTTTACTCAGCCCTGCGTGCCCAGGAAGGACTGCAGCTTTCCACTCAGTCGTTAGACCTTGCCCGTCGCGGACTTCAGGTGGTCGAAGGGCGCGTAAAGGCCGGCAAGGCTTCGCCAATCGAAATTTCGCGTGCTCAGGTGCAGCTTTCGGAAATTCAACTGGAGCTGAATCGCGCACGCCTCAATCAAAGCAATGCCTACAAGCAACTGGCGCTCATAACGGGTGCCGAGACACCGAACTTCGCGCATGTCGAGGGTGATCTTGAGCGCCTGCCGTACCTGCCGTCGCAGGCTGAGATGCTTGCACGCATAACAGATACAGCGGACCTACGGCTGGCCAGCACGCACATCCAGCGTGCCGAGTCTTCCTTGGAACTCGAAAAGTCGCAGCGCATTCCAGACCTCACCGTCAGTGTTGGCAGCCAATACGACGAAGGGCTTGGCGAGCGCGTCAATTTGCTCGGCTTGTCGATGCCTATTCCGTTGTTCAACCGTAACCAAGGCAATGTGCTGGCCGCTGCTCAAGGAGCTGACCAAGCGCGGGATTTGCGCAATGCCGCAGAACTCCGCCTGCGCGCGGAAGCCCAGCAGGCATTTGAGCAGTGGGAAAGCGCTAGAAGTGAAGTCGACTCGATCAGCGGCACACTGCTGCCGACCGCGCAGCAAGCAGTAGAGGGCGCAGTACGTGGATTCGAGATGGGCAAGTTTGCCTTTATCGATGTACTCGATGCTCAGCGCACCCTCGTAAGCATGCGCTCCCAGTACCTGAATACCCTGGATGAAGCTATCTCGGCCTGGGTGAGCTTGGAGAAGATTTACGGCTCCCAACTCAACATCGAATTCAAAAAATAA
- a CDS encoding heavy metal response regulator transcription factor gives MRILIVEDEPKTAEYLHQGLSESGYVVDKAATGVDGLHLVRQHAYDLVVLDVNLPEIDGWGVLEHIRSNSSTRVIMLTARGRLVDKIKGLDLGADDYLVKPFEFPELLARVRTLLRRSEQIPVPEVLRVADLELDPARHRAFRGEQRIDLTTKEFALLHLLMRRSGEVLSRTQIISLVWDMNFDCDTNVVEVSIRRLRAKIDDPFDNKLIHTLRGVGYVLEERA, from the coding sequence ATGCGAATCCTTATTGTCGAGGACGAGCCCAAGACTGCCGAATACTTACACCAAGGTTTAAGCGAAAGTGGCTATGTAGTTGATAAGGCAGCCACTGGCGTGGACGGTCTCCACCTTGTTAGGCAACACGCTTACGACTTGGTAGTGCTTGATGTAAACCTGCCTGAAATTGATGGCTGGGGCGTGCTTGAGCATATACGCAGTAACAGCAGTACACGCGTGATAATGCTGACTGCACGCGGGCGCTTAGTGGATAAAATTAAAGGCCTGGATTTGGGGGCAGATGATTATTTAGTCAAACCGTTCGAGTTCCCTGAATTACTTGCGCGAGTTCGTACATTGCTACGGCGAAGCGAGCAAATTCCAGTACCGGAAGTGCTGCGGGTAGCCGACCTTGAGCTTGATCCGGCGAGGCACCGCGCGTTCCGTGGTGAGCAGCGCATCGACCTGACCACTAAAGAGTTTGCGTTGCTGCACCTACTGATGCGCCGCTCTGGGGAAGTGCTATCGCGCACCCAGATCATTTCGCTGGTCTGGGATATGAATTTTGACTGCGACACAAACGTCGTCGAAGTCTCCATCCGCAGGCTACGCGCCAAAATTGATGATCCGTTCGATAACAAACTGATCCACACCCTCAGGGGTGTTGGGTACGTGCTTGAGGAACGGGCATGA
- a CDS encoding heavy metal sensor histidine kinase, with translation MKPASLSMRLGLSVSVMGAALVVLLAALAYFALTHELDSLAKQSLDGKLEQIQHNLAEDMSAHAIAQQPHELLDLVMGHDNLHLTIYGKKSGTKLLLNLGEKSREPILANIPAGDTPSYQSWSDTEGNNFLTASKVMLLNDGDHVRVLLSIDRSADEALLSAYLKSTLIALPLLLALIGMGAWWIVQRGLSPLRQFRQVASLISTQDLTHRISVDKLPQELSALAHGINFMLHRLDGGVQQLSQFSDDLAHELRSPITNLMGKAQVTLSRERPPEEYKAVLECCTEELERVTRIVSDMLFLAQVSHPASLVPFEKIALEDEARRVVDLFSISAEEKQISLSIVGAGLTFGDRLMVQRAISNLLSNAIRHSPIGANISLLIEKHSETVSFSVENPGIGIPAQHIPHLFERFYRVDTSRSRAEGGTGLGLAIVRSIMSLHQGTVEVSSLPGSFTVFRLIFPKVRNGSST, from the coding sequence ATGAAGCCGGCCAGTCTATCCATGCGCCTTGGCCTGTCGGTCAGCGTGATGGGGGCGGCACTGGTTGTTCTGCTAGCGGCACTCGCCTACTTCGCGCTTACCCATGAGCTGGACTCGTTGGCCAAGCAGAGTCTTGACGGCAAACTGGAGCAGATTCAGCACAATCTCGCCGAAGACATGAGTGCACATGCAATTGCCCAGCAACCTCACGAGTTGCTGGATCTGGTCATGGGGCATGACAACCTGCACCTGACGATCTACGGGAAAAAGTCAGGCACCAAATTACTCCTGAATCTGGGTGAGAAATCCAGGGAGCCCATTCTTGCCAACATACCAGCAGGCGATACCCCTAGTTACCAAAGCTGGTCGGATACTGAGGGAAACAACTTCCTGACCGCATCCAAGGTGATGCTGCTCAACGACGGCGACCACGTCAGGGTCTTACTCTCAATTGATCGATCTGCCGACGAAGCACTGCTCAGTGCCTACCTCAAGTCAACACTGATCGCACTCCCTCTTCTGCTCGCGCTGATTGGCATGGGCGCATGGTGGATCGTGCAGCGAGGCCTTTCTCCGCTCCGGCAATTTCGCCAGGTTGCATCGCTGATCTCCACACAGGATCTGACCCACCGAATTTCCGTGGATAAGCTTCCACAAGAACTCAGCGCGCTGGCCCACGGCATCAACTTCATGCTGCATCGACTTGATGGCGGCGTTCAGCAGCTATCGCAATTCTCTGATGACTTGGCCCATGAGTTGCGTTCGCCCATCACCAACCTGATGGGCAAAGCCCAGGTAACTCTCTCCAGAGAGCGTCCGCCAGAGGAATACAAAGCCGTACTGGAGTGCTGTACAGAAGAGCTTGAGCGCGTCACCCGGATTGTTTCCGACATGCTGTTTCTCGCTCAAGTCAGCCACCCGGCGTCCCTGGTTCCCTTCGAGAAGATTGCCCTAGAAGATGAGGCAAGACGCGTTGTGGATCTGTTCAGCATCTCCGCGGAAGAGAAGCAGATCAGCCTGAGCATTGTCGGAGCAGGCCTAACCTTCGGTGATCGGCTGATGGTGCAGCGCGCGATTTCAAACCTGTTGTCCAATGCGATTCGACATAGCCCCATCGGCGCAAACATTTCGTTGCTGATCGAAAAGCACAGCGAAACCGTATCGTTCTCGGTGGAAAACCCCGGGATTGGCATTCCCGCACAGCACATCCCTCATTTGTTCGAACGCTTCTACCGTGTCGATACCAGCCGCTCTCGTGCCGAAGGTGGAACAGGGCTTGGCCTGGCAATTGTTCGCTCGATCATGAGCCTGCATCAGGGCACGGTCGAGGTCAGCAGCCTGCCAGGCAGCTTCACCGTGTTCCGTTTGATCTTCCCCAAAGTCCGCAATGGTTCCTCGACCTAG
- a CDS encoding OprD family porin: MKKTLLAVAVSTGVLSLSQPASAEFFADSKAGLEARNFYFNRDFRQDSASQSKQEEWAQGFLLRYESGFTEGTVGVGIDAIGMLGLKLDSSADRSGSGLLKRDKEAPRAAQDEYGEMGLTAKLRASNSVLKLGTLQPKLPTVQANDSRLQPQTFQGGHLNSLEIDGLTFDAGQLKQVSQRDSSDSEDLSITSGSARAISGGGTQTSDEFSFAGATYKWNSNLTTGYNYGNLDDFYKLHIFTVLHTLPLGDKQSLKTDLRYARSTDEGNSNVDNKAFGAMFTYAFGGHALGVGYQSMSGDTGYAYINGTDPFLVNYVQIGDFANKDETSWQARYDFNFASVGIPGLTFMTRYLTGDNIDLGAGSADGKEWERNTDIAYVFQDGALKNLGVKWRNATLRSTNFGNDVDENRLIVSYTLPLL, encoded by the coding sequence ATGAAGAAGACCCTCTTGGCAGTCGCGGTGAGTACTGGGGTACTCAGTCTTAGCCAGCCAGCCTCCGCTGAATTTTTTGCAGACAGCAAAGCCGGTCTGGAAGCGCGTAACTTCTATTTCAATCGCGACTTCCGCCAAGACTCAGCCAGCCAATCAAAGCAGGAGGAATGGGCCCAGGGCTTCCTGCTGCGCTACGAATCCGGGTTCACCGAAGGGACAGTCGGCGTGGGCATCGACGCTATCGGCATGCTTGGCCTCAAGCTGGACTCCAGCGCCGATCGCTCAGGCTCGGGCCTGCTCAAGCGCGATAAAGAAGCACCTCGTGCCGCGCAGGATGAATATGGCGAGATGGGTTTAACCGCGAAGCTACGTGCTTCGAACAGCGTGCTGAAATTAGGCACGCTGCAACCCAAGCTGCCAACCGTCCAAGCGAACGACTCGCGCCTACAGCCACAGACCTTTCAGGGCGGACATCTCAACTCGCTGGAGATTGACGGGCTTACCTTTGATGCAGGCCAGCTCAAGCAAGTAAGCCAGCGCGACTCCTCCGATAGCGAAGACCTCAGCATTACCAGCGGCTCTGCCCGCGCTATCAGTGGCGGTGGAACCCAGACGAGCGATGAGTTCAGCTTTGCCGGGGCGACCTACAAATGGAACAGCAACCTGACCACTGGCTACAACTACGGCAACCTGGACGACTTCTACAAACTGCATATTTTCACTGTCCTGCATACCTTGCCGCTAGGTGACAAGCAGTCGCTAAAAACTGATCTTCGCTACGCCCGCTCCACCGATGAAGGCAACAGCAACGTCGACAACAAGGCATTCGGAGCAATGTTTACCTACGCCTTTGGTGGCCACGCCCTCGGTGTTGGCTACCAGAGCATGAGCGGAGACACCGGCTACGCCTACATCAACGGCACCGATCCGTTCCTGGTCAACTATGTGCAGATCGGCGACTTCGCCAACAAAGACGAAACCTCATGGCAGGCCCGCTATGACTTCAACTTTGCCAGCGTTGGCATCCCTGGCTTGACGTTCATGACCCGTTACCTGACTGGTGACAATATTGATCTAGGCGCAGGCAGCGCCGATGGTAAGGAATGGGAGCGCAATACTGACATCGCATATGTCTTCCAGGACGGTGCGCTGAAAAACCTGGGTGTGAAATGGCGCAACGCCACACTACGTTCAACCAATTTCGGCAACGATGTTGACGAGAACCGCCTGATCGTCAGCTACACACTTCCGCTGTTGTAA
- a CDS encoding LysR family transcriptional regulator, with translation MFDPLTIDHQLAQIFLTSARCACFRQAARSLNLHIVPMRKKLRKLEATVGTPLFLYKGRELSLSATGRELQQLLIQKFGDLHPEDVSVQRALVRLAVPTALLTDLLARDLISWLRNDAAVRLEIIPQEGEPERLAEVMIWITDPGTPRPTPSFAMTTPLMLARIPYRAHMAKRYAGKRLPSSVADLKDFMLVQLAGNTTVDSFEPWNQLIRQRQSAVIQVHSQEWVVDLLRNSSCIGLLPGYISHVDRNLLPLDELFETALERVVWISTSPLAAEQSEVQTLVSLIYKAFEDRHNWFTQ, from the coding sequence ATGTTCGACCCTCTCACCATCGACCACCAACTAGCACAGATTTTCTTGACCAGCGCGCGCTGCGCCTGCTTTAGGCAGGCTGCACGCAGCCTAAACTTACATATCGTGCCGATGCGCAAAAAACTCAGGAAGCTGGAGGCAACTGTAGGTACCCCGCTATTCCTTTATAAAGGACGCGAGCTCAGCCTGAGCGCAACAGGACGTGAATTACAACAACTACTGATCCAGAAATTCGGTGACCTGCATCCAGAGGACGTCAGTGTCCAGCGAGCTCTGGTACGTCTTGCGGTGCCGACGGCACTGCTCACCGACCTGCTGGCCCGTGATTTGATCTCCTGGCTGCGTAATGACGCGGCCGTGAGACTAGAAATCATCCCACAGGAGGGCGAGCCCGAGAGGCTGGCAGAGGTCATGATTTGGATCACCGATCCCGGCACGCCAAGACCGACTCCAAGCTTTGCAATGACAACACCATTGATGCTTGCACGAATTCCCTATCGTGCCCATATGGCCAAACGTTATGCGGGTAAACGCCTACCGAGTTCTGTAGCCGACCTCAAGGATTTCATGCTGGTTCAGCTCGCGGGAAACACAACGGTTGACAGTTTCGAACCATGGAATCAGCTGATCCGTCAGCGCCAAAGCGCGGTCATTCAAGTGCATTCACAAGAGTGGGTCGTTGACTTGCTGCGTAACTCCTCCTGCATTGGCCTGCTACCTGGCTACATCTCCCATGTAGACCGTAACCTGCTGCCCCTTGACGAGTTATTCGAGACTGCCTTGGAACGGGTGGTCTGGATTTCAACGTCCCCGCTGGCAGCAGAGCAATCAGAAGTGCAGACACTGGTATCGCTCATCTACAAAGCCTTTGAAGATCGCCACAACTGGTTCACTCAGTAG
- a CDS encoding OprD family porin, with translation MLIATPNSQWLNRVTCGLLLSAGGLGLSQPAAADFLADSKAGLEARNFYFNRDFRQDSASQSKQEEWAQGFLLRYESGFTEGTVGVGIDAIGMLGLKLDSSADRSGTGLLKRNKEAPRAAQDEYGEMGLTAKLRASNSVLKLGTLQPRLPTVQANDSRLLPQTFQGGHLNSLEIAGLTFDAGQLKQVSQRDSSDSEDLSITSGAARAISGGGTQNSDEFNFAGATYKWNSNLATGYNYGNLDGFYKQHIFTVLHTLPLGDKQSLKTDLRYARSTDEGNSNVDNKAFGAMFTYAFSGHALGVGYQSMSGDTGYAYINGTDPFLVNYVQIGDFANKDETSWQVRYDFNFASVGIPGLTFMTRYLTGDNIDLGAGGADGKEWERNTDIAYVFQDGALKNLGVKWRNATLRSTNFGNDVDENRLIVSYTLPLL, from the coding sequence ATGCTCATTGCTACCCCCAACTCTCAATGGCTTAACCGAGTCACGTGCGGGCTCCTGCTGAGCGCTGGAGGACTCGGTCTCAGTCAACCAGCGGCAGCTGATTTTTTGGCAGATAGCAAAGCTGGTCTGGAAGCGCGCAACTTCTATTTCAATCGTGATTTCCGCCAAGACTCAGCTAGCCAGTCAAAGCAGGAGGAATGGGCCCAGGGCTTCCTGCTGCGCTACGAATCCGGCTTCACTGAAGGGACAGTCGGCGTGGGTATCGACGCCATCGGCATGCTGGGTCTCAAGCTGGACTCCAGCGCTGATCGTTCAGGCACGGGCCTTCTAAAACGCAACAAAGAAGCACCTCGTGCAGCGCAGGATGAATATGGTGAGATGGGCTTAACCGCGAAGCTGCGCGCTTCAAACAGCGTGCTGAAACTGGGCACGCTGCAACCTCGACTGCCAACCGTCCAAGCAAACGATTCGCGCCTGCTGCCACAGACCTTTCAAGGCGGGCACCTGAATTCGCTGGAGATTGCCGGCCTGACCTTCGATGCCGGCCAGCTCAAACAAGTAAGCCAGCGCGACTCATCCGATAGCGAAGACCTCAGCATTACCAGCGGCGCAGCCCGCGCTATCAGCGGCGGCGGAACCCAGAATAGCGATGAATTCAACTTCGCCGGAGCAACCTACAAGTGGAACAGCAACCTAGCCACCGGCTACAACTACGGCAATCTAGACGGTTTCTACAAGCAGCATATTTTCACGGTCCTGCACACCTTGCCGCTAGGTGACAAGCAATCGCTGAAAACTGATCTGCGCTACGCTCGCTCCACCGACGAGGGCAACAGCAACGTCGACAACAAGGCATTCGGGGCGATGTTCACCTATGCATTTAGCGGTCACGCACTCGGTGTTGGTTACCAGAGCATGAGCGGAGACACCGGCTACGCCTACATCAACGGCACCGATCCGTTCCTGGTCAACTATGTGCAAATCGGTGACTTCGCCAACAAAGACGAAACCTCATGGCAGGTCCGCTATGACTTCAACTTTGCCAGCGTTGGCATCCCTGGCTTGACGTTCATGACCCGTTACCTGACCGGCGACAATATTGATCTAGGCGCAGGCGGTGCCGATGGTAAGGAGTGGGAGCGCAATACTGACATCGCCTATGTCTTTCAGGACGGTGCGCTGAAAAACCTGGGCGTTAAATGGCGCAACGCCACACTACGTTCAACCAACTTCGGCAACGACGTTGATGAGAACCGCCTGATCGTGAGCTACACCCTTCCACTGCTGTAA
- a CDS encoding DUF2790 domain-containing protein, with protein MKNLKVIAALSAMVVSSAALAEGGADRVYGRMIQANEQAMQEYAAANGKNPPEVIHYRYGMKLDIARVVATTPTDSSCGVMPAQMTYEDSNGDLNILEYRAAGTGCRNQN; from the coding sequence ATGAAAAACCTCAAAGTCATTGCTGCACTTTCCGCTATGGTTGTTTCCTCTGCAGCTCTGGCAGAAGGCGGCGCTGATCGTGTCTATGGTCGGATGATTCAGGCCAATGAGCAGGCCATGCAAGAGTATGCTGCCGCTAACGGAAAGAATCCGCCTGAAGTTATTCATTACCGCTACGGCATGAAACTCGATATCGCCAGGGTCGTGGCCACTACCCCGACGGACTCTAGCTGCGGTGTGATGCCGGCCCAGATGACCTACGAGGACTCCAATGGCGATCTGAATATTCTTGAATACCGGGCAGCCGGGACAGGTTGCCGTAATCAAAACTAG
- a CDS encoding OprD family porin, whose protein sequence is MNNRTLLGLSLLTLSVSTGQAAMAAGEKGEGFIEGSSLTILNRNLYFNRDFRKGQSSSSGNGYSEEWAHGVIGRFESGYTEGTVGFGVDAFAMLGLKLDTGDGRSGAGGSVDVMPYNSLGQAEDNYSKLGGAVKTRFMDTEIKAGDVFPVSPVVQYGDARLLPESFRGITVANTSVEGLSLQGGRLHSMSQPNSSSMRDGFATFYAGEVDSPWIAYFGGDYTLNDNLGFSLYTSRLKDAWNQYYAGTTLSYPLADDVTLIGGLNYYKAVDEGKQLLGSFDNNIWSGKVGIQFGAHTVLVGLQRNNGDDDFDYLRQSDSIYLDNSIQYSDFNSPKEKSWQVRYDLDMEPFGVPGLSFMTRYAQGWDADYSNANEVYMRRDDNGDPLTNQKRWERDIEAKYVVQSGSLKDMSFRIRQATTRATDFESDLDEFRFIVEYPLEVL, encoded by the coding sequence ATGAATAACAGAACCCTGTTAGGACTTTCTCTGCTCACTCTGAGCGTCAGTACCGGGCAAGCTGCAATGGCCGCCGGCGAGAAAGGCGAGGGATTTATCGAAGGCAGCAGCCTGACCATTCTCAATCGAAACCTCTACTTCAACCGCGATTTCCGTAAAGGCCAGTCCAGCAGCTCGGGTAATGGCTATTCGGAAGAGTGGGCGCATGGCGTGATAGGCCGATTCGAGTCTGGCTACACCGAAGGCACCGTAGGCTTTGGTGTCGATGCCTTTGCAATGCTGGGACTCAAGCTGGATACAGGCGACGGTCGCTCTGGTGCAGGCGGCTCAGTCGATGTGATGCCGTATAACAGCCTCGGGCAGGCTGAGGACAACTACTCCAAGCTGGGCGGTGCAGTAAAAACACGGTTCATGGATACCGAAATCAAGGCAGGCGATGTCTTTCCTGTCAGCCCGGTCGTCCAGTACGGTGATGCGCGGCTTTTACCGGAGAGTTTCCGCGGCATCACCGTGGCCAACACCAGTGTGGAAGGACTGTCGCTTCAAGGCGGTCGCCTTCATTCGATGAGCCAACCCAACAGCAGCAGCATGCGTGACGGCTTCGCCACCTTCTACGCGGGCGAAGTCGACTCTCCATGGATCGCCTATTTCGGCGGTGACTACACGCTCAACGACAACCTGGGCTTCAGTCTCTACACCAGTCGGCTCAAGGATGCCTGGAATCAATACTATGCGGGCACCACGCTGAGCTATCCGCTTGCGGACGATGTCACCTTGATCGGTGGGTTGAACTACTACAAGGCAGTTGATGAAGGGAAGCAGCTCCTCGGGAGCTTCGATAACAACATCTGGAGCGGTAAGGTCGGCATCCAGTTCGGCGCGCACACCGTCCTGGTTGGACTCCAGCGCAACAACGGCGATGACGACTTCGACTACTTGCGCCAATCTGACTCCATCTACCTCGACAACTCCATTCAGTACAGTGACTTCAACTCGCCCAAGGAGAAGTCATGGCAGGTGCGCTATGACCTGGATATGGAGCCTTTCGGTGTGCCCGGACTGAGCTTCATGACTCGATATGCTCAGGGCTGGGATGCCGACTACAGCAACGCAAACGAAGTCTATATGCGCCGAGATGACAATGGCGATCCGTTGACCAACCAGAAGCGCTGGGAACGTGACATCGAGGCCAAGTACGTTGTGCAGTCTGGATCACTGAAGGACATGTCCTTCCGCATTCGACAAGCCACGACTCGCGCCACTGACTTCGAGTCGGATTTGGATGAGTTCCGCTTCATCGTCGAGTACCCACTGGAAGTGCTTTAA
- a CDS encoding DUF411 domain-containing protein produces MKAKYLALLAALSVTSAVQAADALTIDVHRDANCGCCKKWISHLEANGFKVVDHVESNMTAVKQRLGVAPRLASCHTAVIDGKFVEGHVPAAQVIELTKRDDLLGIAVPGMPAGSPGMEVDGVQHAYQVIGLTKTGADQVVAEYPAE; encoded by the coding sequence ATGAAAGCTAAATATCTGGCCTTACTGGCCGCTCTCTCCGTCACGTCTGCGGTTCAAGCAGCTGATGCCCTGACGATTGATGTCCATCGTGATGCCAATTGCGGATGTTGCAAGAAGTGGATTTCACACCTCGAAGCGAATGGCTTCAAAGTCGTCGACCATGTTGAAAGCAACATGACAGCAGTGAAGCAAAGACTGGGCGTCGCGCCACGGTTAGCGTCTTGCCACACCGCGGTGATTGACGGCAAGTTCGTCGAAGGTCATGTGCCGGCGGCTCAGGTCATCGAACTCACCAAGCGCGATGATCTGCTGGGCATCGCTGTTCCCGGGATGCCGGCGGGCTCCCCCGGCATGGAAGTCGATGGCGTACAGCATGCCTACCAGGTCATTGGCTTGACCAAGACGGGTGCCGATCAGGTCGTTGCAGAATATCCCGCCGAGTAG
- a CDS encoding c-type cytochrome translates to MKRTIKTLVAAGVVGSTAVLAGAYFGVVNVGADDPHFPAVYAFLTMARDRSIEVRSRDIEVPNLDDKALIRAGAGNYNSMCIGCHLAPGVAETELSQSLYPAPPNLAKIGVDGNPSAAFWVIKHGIKATGMPAWGKSMGDEYIWGMVAFLNQLPTMDAKQYQTLVASSGGHQHGGGETQMHNHEGQHGDNKPGHHDNSGGGDDHHGSGDAGEPGHHDAAATDSEGGSAPKAGHHSDMSGDDHHAGDEASSNGGDHHAEQAPNASPKTHTHADGKEHVHES, encoded by the coding sequence ATGAAAAGAACAATTAAAACTTTGGTGGCGGCCGGCGTGGTCGGTAGCACAGCTGTCCTGGCCGGCGCCTATTTTGGCGTGGTCAATGTGGGGGCCGACGATCCCCATTTTCCTGCGGTGTATGCGTTTCTCACAATGGCCCGTGACCGCTCTATCGAGGTCCGTTCGCGGGACATCGAGGTTCCTAACCTGGATGATAAAGCTCTTATTCGCGCCGGTGCGGGCAACTACAACTCCATGTGCATCGGCTGCCACTTGGCGCCAGGTGTGGCGGAGACCGAGTTGAGCCAATCGCTTTATCCTGCTCCTCCCAACCTCGCCAAGATCGGTGTCGATGGCAATCCGTCAGCAGCGTTCTGGGTGATCAAGCATGGCATCAAGGCAACGGGTATGCCTGCGTGGGGCAAGAGCATGGGAGACGAGTACATCTGGGGCATGGTTGCCTTCCTCAACCAACTGCCGACGATGGATGCCAAGCAATACCAAACACTCGTCGCATCCAGTGGCGGCCATCAGCACGGTGGTGGGGAAACGCAGATGCATAACCATGAAGGACAGCACGGCGACAACAAGCCTGGCCATCATGACAATAGTGGCGGTGGCGATGACCATCATGGATCAGGTGATGCTGGAGAGCCTGGTCATCACGATGCCGCGGCTACGGATAGCGAGGGTGGCTCCGCACCTAAGGCAGGTCACCATTCGGATATGAGTGGCGATGACCACCATGCTGGAGATGAGGCGTCGTCCAACGGAGGTGATCATCACGCCGAGCAGGCTCCGAACGCCTCGCCCAAGACCCACACCCACGCCGATGGCAAAGAGCACGTACATGAAAGCTAA